In the genome of Desulfofarcimen acetoxidans DSM 771, one region contains:
- a CDS encoding glutamate synthase subunit beta, whose amino-acid sequence MGKATGFLEYERINPKKRSPEERLQDWNELRLPLDPEVVKIQGARCMSCGVPFCHGGVLLNGMASGCPLHNLIPDWNELVYEGQWQEAYKRLTRTSPFPEFTSRVCPAPCEGACTEGHIMEPVTINTIEYEIIEKAFAEGWVTPVKSKSTEKKIAVVGSGPAGMSAAYYLNAVGHDVTVYERSDRPGGLLMYGIPNMKLEKRIVERRIELMKASGIRFVLNTEIGKDIAAQELVDRHDAVVLCAGATKARGLDVEGKELRGVHFAVDFLAVNTKSLLDSNLQDGNYISARGKNVIIIGGGDTGTDCVATSLRHGCESVYQFEIMPEPPKKRVEETNPWPEWPIKLKVDYGQEEAISLYGKDPRNYLISTKKLVGNENGEVKEVHTVEITWVKNASGRMVPEEVPGSEKVWKADLVLLAMGFLGPEDTIPNELKLERDSRSNVQAEFEVFETNVEKVFAAGDMRRGQSLVVWAIQEGKLAAREVDRYLMGKSVIK is encoded by the coding sequence ATGGGAAAAGCTACTGGATTTTTAGAGTATGAAAGAATCAATCCAAAGAAACGGTCTCCGGAAGAACGCCTTCAAGATTGGAATGAACTAAGGCTTCCTCTCGACCCTGAGGTTGTTAAAATACAGGGTGCGAGATGTATGAGTTGCGGAGTTCCTTTTTGTCACGGTGGAGTACTCTTAAACGGCATGGCCTCAGGCTGTCCCCTGCACAATTTAATACCGGATTGGAATGAATTAGTGTATGAAGGGCAGTGGCAAGAGGCTTACAAAAGGCTGACGAGAACCAGCCCTTTTCCGGAATTTACTTCAAGAGTCTGTCCTGCACCCTGCGAAGGAGCTTGTACAGAAGGTCATATTATGGAGCCTGTTACGATTAATACTATTGAATATGAAATTATCGAAAAGGCTTTTGCTGAAGGCTGGGTAACACCGGTTAAAAGCAAATCGACTGAAAAGAAAATCGCTGTTGTCGGGTCCGGGCCCGCGGGGATGTCAGCAGCCTACTATTTAAATGCCGTAGGCCATGACGTGACGGTGTACGAACGAAGCGACAGACCGGGCGGTCTCTTGATGTACGGGATTCCTAATATGAAGCTTGAAAAAAGAATTGTGGAAAGACGGATTGAACTGATGAAGGCCTCAGGTATCCGGTTTGTGCTCAATACTGAGATAGGTAAGGATATTGCCGCACAGGAACTCGTTGATCGGCATGATGCAGTGGTGTTGTGTGCCGGTGCAACCAAAGCGCGGGGACTCGATGTGGAAGGAAAGGAACTTAGGGGAGTTCACTTTGCGGTCGACTTTCTGGCGGTTAATACGAAAAGCCTGCTGGATTCCAATTTGCAGGATGGGAACTATATCAGTGCCAGGGGCAAGAATGTGATTATCATTGGCGGAGGGGATACAGGAACAGACTGTGTTGCCACCTCCCTCCGGCATGGCTGCGAGAGTGTTTACCAGTTTGAGATTATGCCTGAACCGCCTAAAAAGAGAGTAGAAGAAACGAATCCCTGGCCGGAATGGCCTATTAAGCTGAAGGTGGACTACGGCCAGGAAGAAGCTATCAGCCTTTATGGTAAAGACCCGAGAAATTACCTCATCTCTACTAAAAAGCTTGTAGGCAATGAAAACGGTGAAGTTAAAGAAGTTCATACCGTAGAAATTACCTGGGTAAAGAATGCTTCCGGAAGAATGGTTCCTGAGGAAGTTCCGGGTAGTGAAAAAGTATGGAAAGCTGATCTTGTGCTTCTGGCCATGGGATTTTTAGGGCCGGAAGATACGATTCCGAACGAACTTAAGCTGGAGAGAGATTCCCGCAGTAATGTGCAAGCAGAATTCGAAGTTTTCGAGACCAATGTGGAGAAGGTATTTGCCGCAGGTGATATGAGAAGAGGTCAGAGCCTCGTGGTCTGGGCTATTCAGGAAGGAAAACTTGCTGCCAGGGAAGTTGATAGATATTTGATGGGCAAAAGCGTAATTAAATAG
- the gltB gene encoding glutamate synthase large subunit produces the protein MQQSYGLPRRQGLYDPAFEHDACGMGFVVNINGERSHDIIDQALTVLENLSHRGASGADENTGDGAGILIQIPHDFFKRESEVIGFDLPEQGSYGVGMIFAHKYDDFRKTQMETFEKIVREEGQKILGWREVPVDKAIIGESAKAVMPRFVQVFISKDAGIKDEMDFERKLYTIRKRAEKVIVPMCEDKGGAFYIASLSSKTIVYKGMLTAEQLRNFYLDLADLDFVSALAMIHSRFSTNTFPSWERAHPNRYLVHNGEINTIRGNVNWMKARQKCIDSPLFDDISKVYPIVDETGSDSAMFDNSLEFLHLTGRSLPHAVMMMIPEPWERNELMSQEKKDFYKFHDFLMEPWDGPAAMAFTDGVVIGGVLDRNGLRPSRYYVTKDDRVVMASEVGVMDIKPENVKYKGRLEPGRMLLIDTEQKRIISDEELKRSVSMSQPYVEWNSRHIIPLCNIPVEKVKEESVKGELVKRQKAFGYTYEDIKSIIQPMAVTGVDPVGAMGMDSPLAVLSEKPQMLYLYFKQLFAQVTNPPIDGIREEIITSSSILLGNSGNLLDPDRENTASIALEHPILTNEQLNTIKQLNNDKFKAATISILYNMSKGARAMERALDRIFKEADKAIREGANIIILSDRGVNESLAPIPALLASSGLHQHLIRKEIRTNVGIVLESGEPREVHHFCTLIGYGVTAINPYLAYETIKELAEKGLLEGKTYEDGIKNFIKASVKGMLKVLTKMGISTIKSYHGAQIFEAVGLRKDLIDRYFTFTPSRVEGIGLEEIATENQLRHESAYLENSPYAGTLEVGGYFQCKDDGEVHMYNPETIYQLQRACREGDYSLYKDFSRKINDEEIYTLRNLLDFKYDTGDTIPIEEVEPVEAIVRRFKTGAMSYGSISKEAHECLAIAMNRLGGKSNTGEGGEDIERFKVMDNGDSKKSAIKQVASGRFGVTSNYLVNSQEIQIKMAQGAKPGEGGQLPGRKVYPAIARVRHSTPGVDLISPPPHHDIYSIEDLAELIHDLKNANKDALINVKLVSEVGVGTIAAGVAKGKADVILISGYDGGTGASPRTSIRNAGLPWELGLAETHQTLVLNKLRDRVVLETDGKMLSGRDVIIAAMLGAEEYGFATTPLIALGCVMMRVCNLNTCPVGIATQNEKLRKNFTGKPEHVENYMRFVAQEMREIMAKLGFRTIDEMVGRTDKLKHKENTKHWKAATVDLSRVLYQPYAGADVGRFHSQAQNHGLDKSLDMKRLLRMCKPALENGKSIRAKIKINNTDRVVGTIIGSEISKRYGENGLPEDTIKLTFVGSAGQSFGAFIPKGMSLELEGDANDYLGKGLSGGKIIVYPPKNSDFEPDKNILIGNVAFYGATSGEAYINGVAGERFCVRNSGVKAVIEGVGDHGCEYMTGGKVVVLGKTGRNFAAGMSGGVAYLLDFDDIYCNKSMVLLEKIESEEELNEIKSMIEKHVEHTGSPLGKKVLNDWAGHLQRFTKVIPKDYKLMLENIDKAYKAGFSGEEALMVAFEERFKS, from the coding sequence ATGCAACAGAGTTATGGTCTGCCAAGAAGACAAGGTCTGTATGATCCGGCCTTCGAACATGATGCCTGCGGTATGGGGTTCGTTGTGAATATCAATGGCGAAAGATCTCATGATATAATCGATCAAGCCTTAACCGTACTGGAAAACTTAAGCCACAGAGGCGCAAGTGGAGCTGACGAAAATACAGGAGATGGTGCCGGAATACTGATTCAGATCCCTCACGATTTCTTTAAACGGGAAAGTGAAGTTATCGGTTTTGATTTACCCGAACAAGGAAGCTACGGCGTAGGGATGATATTTGCCCATAAGTATGATGATTTTCGGAAAACTCAGATGGAAACCTTTGAAAAAATTGTCCGGGAGGAAGGTCAAAAAATCCTGGGCTGGAGGGAAGTTCCTGTCGATAAAGCGATTATTGGGGAAAGCGCAAAAGCAGTAATGCCCCGTTTTGTTCAGGTTTTTATCAGCAAGGATGCCGGTATCAAAGACGAGATGGATTTTGAAAGAAAGCTTTATACCATTAGAAAACGTGCAGAAAAAGTTATAGTACCGATGTGTGAAGATAAGGGCGGGGCTTTCTATATAGCCAGCCTTTCCTCAAAAACCATTGTTTATAAAGGCATGCTGACTGCAGAACAACTTCGGAACTTTTATCTTGATCTTGCCGATCTTGATTTTGTATCAGCTCTGGCTATGATCCATTCGAGGTTTAGCACCAACACCTTTCCCAGTTGGGAGAGAGCACATCCCAATCGATACCTCGTTCATAATGGTGAAATTAATACTATCAGAGGTAATGTCAACTGGATGAAAGCCAGACAGAAATGTATTGATTCACCGCTTTTTGATGATATTTCGAAAGTCTATCCCATTGTCGACGAGACAGGCAGTGATTCTGCAATGTTCGACAATAGCCTGGAATTCCTTCATCTCACAGGAAGGTCTCTTCCTCATGCTGTGATGATGATGATCCCGGAACCCTGGGAAAGAAATGAGCTCATGTCCCAGGAGAAGAAGGATTTCTATAAATTCCATGATTTTCTTATGGAGCCCTGGGATGGCCCTGCGGCTATGGCTTTTACTGACGGTGTAGTTATCGGTGGAGTACTGGACAGAAACGGGCTCCGGCCTTCCCGGTATTATGTTACCAAAGATGACAGGGTGGTCATGGCTTCGGAAGTCGGGGTCATGGATATCAAGCCTGAAAATGTAAAGTATAAAGGACGGCTGGAACCAGGCAGGATGCTGCTTATTGATACAGAGCAGAAGAGAATCATCTCTGATGAAGAACTCAAGAGAAGTGTTTCGATGTCACAGCCCTATGTTGAATGGAATAGTCGTCATATCATTCCCTTATGCAATATTCCCGTTGAAAAAGTGAAGGAAGAGAGCGTAAAGGGGGAGCTGGTTAAGCGGCAAAAAGCTTTTGGTTATACGTATGAAGATATTAAGTCAATTATTCAGCCTATGGCCGTCACGGGTGTAGATCCTGTTGGAGCAATGGGTATGGATTCTCCTTTGGCTGTATTATCGGAGAAACCTCAAATGCTGTATCTTTACTTTAAACAGCTTTTTGCACAGGTTACCAATCCTCCTATTGATGGAATAAGAGAGGAAATCATAACTTCCAGCAGTATCCTCCTTGGGAACAGTGGAAACCTGCTCGATCCCGATCGGGAAAATACGGCCAGTATAGCCTTGGAGCATCCGATATTAACTAATGAACAGCTTAATACGATTAAGCAGCTAAACAATGACAAGTTTAAGGCAGCGACGATTTCCATCCTTTATAATATGTCAAAAGGGGCAAGAGCAATGGAACGAGCCCTGGACAGGATTTTTAAAGAGGCGGATAAGGCAATCAGGGAAGGGGCTAATATCATTATTCTTTCGGACAGAGGCGTTAATGAGAGTCTCGCACCGATCCCGGCACTTTTAGCCTCATCCGGATTGCACCAGCACCTGATTAGAAAAGAGATCAGAACAAATGTCGGCATAGTTTTGGAATCCGGAGAGCCAAGGGAAGTACACCATTTCTGTACGCTTATCGGTTATGGGGTCACGGCAATCAATCCGTATTTAGCCTACGAAACAATTAAGGAGCTTGCTGAAAAAGGGTTACTTGAAGGTAAGACTTACGAAGATGGCATAAAGAACTTTATTAAGGCTTCCGTTAAAGGTATGCTTAAAGTGCTCACCAAAATGGGTATTTCAACAATCAAAAGCTATCACGGAGCTCAGATTTTTGAGGCAGTGGGTCTTAGAAAAGATCTGATTGACAGGTATTTTACTTTCACACCTTCGAGAGTCGAGGGGATAGGGCTTGAAGAAATCGCCACGGAAAACCAGCTGCGGCATGAGAGTGCCTATCTGGAAAATTCACCTTATGCGGGTACCCTTGAAGTAGGAGGTTATTTTCAGTGTAAGGATGATGGGGAAGTCCATATGTACAATCCCGAAACTATTTACCAGCTTCAGAGGGCATGCCGGGAAGGAGATTACTCTCTATATAAAGATTTCTCCAGGAAGATAAACGATGAAGAGATATACACTTTAAGGAATCTTCTTGATTTCAAGTATGATACAGGTGATACTATTCCCATTGAGGAAGTGGAACCGGTTGAGGCAATTGTCAGAAGGTTTAAGACCGGAGCTATGTCCTACGGCTCTATCAGCAAGGAGGCTCACGAATGTCTGGCTATCGCTATGAACAGGCTGGGCGGAAAGAGCAACACCGGTGAAGGTGGAGAGGACATCGAAAGGTTCAAGGTTATGGACAATGGGGACTCTAAAAAAAGTGCTATTAAACAAGTTGCCTCAGGGCGTTTCGGTGTGACCAGCAATTATTTAGTGAATTCTCAAGAAATACAAATAAAAATGGCTCAGGGGGCAAAACCAGGTGAAGGCGGCCAACTTCCGGGACGCAAGGTTTACCCGGCAATTGCCAGGGTTAGGCACTCAACTCCGGGTGTGGATCTTATTTCGCCGCCGCCGCATCATGATATCTATTCCATTGAAGATTTGGCTGAGCTTATCCACGATTTGAAGAATGCCAACAAGGATGCCCTGATTAACGTTAAACTTGTTTCTGAGGTTGGGGTTGGCACAATCGCTGCCGGGGTAGCGAAAGGAAAAGCTGATGTAATCCTGATTAGCGGTTATGATGGCGGAACCGGAGCCTCTCCACGGACTAGTATCAGGAATGCGGGACTTCCGTGGGAATTGGGACTTGCCGAGACTCACCAGACTTTAGTTCTCAACAAGCTAAGGGACAGGGTTGTTTTGGAAACAGACGGAAAGATGCTCTCGGGAAGAGATGTTATTATTGCAGCAATGCTTGGGGCGGAAGAATACGGTTTTGCCACAACACCTCTTATTGCCTTGGGATGTGTAATGATGAGAGTTTGCAACCTCAACACATGTCCGGTGGGCATAGCCACTCAGAATGAAAAATTAAGAAAGAATTTCACGGGCAAACCCGAGCATGTTGAAAACTACATGCGTTTTGTCGCTCAGGAAATGCGTGAAATCATGGCTAAACTAGGCTTTAGAACAATCGATGAAATGGTTGGACGGACAGACAAATTGAAACATAAGGAGAATACCAAGCATTGGAAGGCAGCTACGGTAGATCTGTCTCGGGTGCTCTATCAACCTTATGCCGGTGCTGATGTCGGTCGGTTCCATAGCCAGGCACAGAATCATGGGCTGGATAAATCACTGGATATGAAGAGGCTGCTCAGGATGTGTAAGCCGGCGCTGGAGAATGGTAAATCCATTAGGGCTAAAATAAAGATTAATAATACTGACCGGGTAGTCGGAACGATTATCGGAAGCGAAATCTCTAAGAGATACGGTGAAAACGGGCTTCCTGAGGATACTATCAAGCTCACCTTTGTGGGTTCTGCCGGACAGAGCTTTGGAGCATTTATTCCCAAAGGGATGTCTCTAGAACTGGAAGGTGATGCCAACGATTATTTGGGAAAAGGCTTATCCGGCGGTAAAATTATAGTTTATCCTCCTAAAAACTCTGATTTTGAGCCTGATAAAAATATCCTGATCGGAAATGTTGCCTTCTACGGTGCAACTTCAGGAGAGGCCTATATTAATGGGGTTGCAGGTGAAAGGTTCTGTGTAAGAAACAGCGGGGTTAAAGCGGTCATCGAGGGTGTTGGTGACCATGGTTGTGAATATATGACAGGCGGTAAAGTTGTTGTTCTGGGTAAAACAGGAAGAAACTTTGCTGCGGGAATGTCCGGTGGTGTAGCGTATCTATTGGACTTTGACGATATATATTGTAACAAGTCTATGGTGTTGCTGGAAAAGATCGAATCAGAAGAAGAGTTAAATGAGATCAAATCCATGATTGAAAAGCATGTTGAGCATACCGGCAGTCCTTTGGGTAAGAAGGTTCTCAATGATTGGGCAGGCCATTTACAGAGATTCACCAAGGTAATACCTAAGGATTACAAACTTATGCTGGAAAACATTGATAAAGCATACAAGGCGGGCTTTAGCGGTGAGGAAGCTTTAATGGTCGCGTTCGAAGAGAGGTTTAAAAGCTAA
- the glnA gene encoding type I glutamate--ammonia ligase, whose protein sequence is MSKLTNDDVRSLANDLGVKFIRLQFTDIFGVLKNVSITVEQLEKALAGELMFDGSSIDGFVRIEESDMYLRPDPSTFVIFPWKPRDGAVARLICDIYNPDGTPFEGDPRFVLRRSLQEAESMGYSTMNVGPEAEFFLFHVDTEGRPTTVTHDRAGYFDLTPVDLGENARRDMVLALESMGFEIEASHHEVAPGQHEIDFKYSDALDIADKIVTFRFVVRTIAQRHGLHATFMPKPIFGIAGSGMHLNQSLMKDGKNIFFDPNLPNQMSEDSMYYIGGLLKYARAIAAITNPNVNSYKRLVSGYEAPVYIAWSSRNRSPLIRVPAKRGLSTRIELRSPDPSCNPYLALAVCLRAGLDGIKNKTMPPPACDRNIYDMTDAERSELGIGNLPENLYAALLELQRSELMQDALGKHVCQRFIDAKLIEWDRYRIQVHPWEIEEYLTKF, encoded by the coding sequence ATGTCTAAACTTACTAACGACGATGTTCGTAGTTTAGCAAATGATTTGGGAGTCAAATTTATCCGCCTACAGTTTACAGATATTTTTGGCGTCTTAAAAAATGTTTCGATTACCGTTGAACAGTTGGAGAAGGCTTTAGCAGGGGAGTTAATGTTTGACGGATCATCTATTGATGGTTTTGTGCGTATTGAAGAATCCGACATGTATTTACGCCCTGATCCTTCCACTTTTGTTATTTTTCCTTGGAAACCCAGGGATGGGGCGGTTGCCAGACTTATTTGCGATATCTATAATCCTGACGGTACACCTTTTGAAGGTGATCCTCGCTTTGTTTTGCGTCGATCTTTGCAGGAAGCGGAATCTATGGGTTACAGCACGATGAATGTGGGGCCGGAGGCTGAATTTTTCCTTTTTCATGTTGATACTGAAGGCAGGCCGACTACTGTTACCCATGATCGGGCCGGCTACTTTGATCTGACTCCGGTAGACTTAGGGGAAAATGCCCGGCGTGATATGGTTTTGGCTTTGGAAAGTATGGGATTTGAAATCGAGGCTTCTCACCACGAGGTGGCTCCGGGGCAGCATGAGATTGATTTTAAATATTCCGATGCTCTGGATATAGCCGATAAGATAGTTACATTTAGATTTGTTGTTCGCACTATTGCCCAGCGGCATGGCTTGCACGCTACTTTTATGCCCAAACCGATTTTCGGTATTGCCGGTTCCGGTATGCATTTAAATCAGTCCTTAATGAAGGATGGTAAGAATATCTTTTTTGATCCTAATTTGCCCAATCAGATGAGTGAAGACTCTATGTATTATATTGGCGGCTTGCTTAAGTATGCCCGTGCTATTGCTGCGATCACTAATCCCAATGTAAATTCCTATAAACGGCTTGTATCAGGTTACGAAGCTCCTGTATATATAGCCTGGTCCTCCCGTAACAGAAGTCCTCTGATTCGTGTTCCTGCTAAACGGGGTTTGTCAACCAGAATTGAATTAAGAAGTCCTGATCCGTCCTGCAATCCTTATTTAGCACTGGCAGTTTGCCTGCGGGCCGGTCTTGATGGTATAAAGAATAAAACAATGCCCCCACCTGCCTGTGACCGCAATATTTATGATATGACTGATGCTGAACGCAGTGAATTAGGCATTGGCAATTTGCCGGAGAATCTTTATGCCGCTTTGTTGGAACTTCAAAGAAGTGAATTGATGCAGGATGCACTTGGCAAACATGTCTGCCAGCGATTTATAGATGCTAAGCTTATTGAGTGGGATCGCTATAGGATACAGGTTCACCCATGGGAAATTGAAGAATATTTAACAAAGTTTTAG
- the glnA gene encoding type I glutamate--ammonia ligase, producing the protein MDAAIKMEVFEKVREAGVKFIRLQFSDIFGLLKNVAIPVEQLDKALDGELMFDGSSIHGFTRIEESDMYLRPDPKTFVIFPWRPREGAVARLICDIYNPDGTPFEGCSRHIMKKTLAEAKELGYTMNVGPELEFFMFHVDEEGRPTLETHDRAGYFDMAPVDLGENARRDMVLTLEDMGFEVEASHHEVAPGQHEIDFKYSDALDIADKIMTFKFVVRTVAQRHGLHATFMPKPIFGINGSGMHMNQSLFKDDQNAFYDPSGPNALSETAYYYIAGLVKHARALAAITNPTVNSYKRLVPGYEAPVYIAWSCRNRSPLIRVPAKRGLSTRVELRNPDPSCNPYLAISVALKAGLDGIKNKLQHPAACDRNIYHMNAAERLENNIPSLPGSLREALDELAADPVIKSALGNHIFDRFMESKLVEWDNYRVQVHNWEVEEYLTKF; encoded by the coding sequence ATGGATGCTGCAATAAAAATGGAGGTTTTTGAAAAAGTTCGGGAGGCGGGAGTTAAGTTTATTAGATTACAGTTTAGCGATATTTTTGGGCTTTTGAAGAATGTTGCTATTCCGGTGGAACAATTAGACAAAGCATTAGACGGTGAGTTAATGTTTGATGGTTCCTCAATTCATGGTTTTACACGTATTGAAGAGTCAGACATGTATTTACGTCCGGATCCGAAAACCTTTGTAATTTTTCCCTGGCGTCCACGTGAAGGGGCTGTTGCTCGTTTAATCTGTGATATTTATAATCCCGATGGCACTCCTTTTGAAGGTTGTTCCAGGCATATTATGAAAAAAACTCTGGCAGAGGCTAAAGAGTTGGGTTATACCATGAATGTAGGGCCCGAATTAGAATTTTTTATGTTCCATGTGGACGAAGAGGGTCGTCCTACACTGGAAACACATGATCGCGCCGGTTATTTTGATATGGCTCCGGTAGATTTAGGCGAAAATGCCCGCCGTGATATGGTACTAACACTGGAAGATATGGGTTTTGAGGTAGAGGCCTCTCACCATGAGGTAGCTCCCGGTCAGCATGAGATTGATTTTAAATATTCGGATGCTTTGGATATTGCCGATAAGATTATGACATTTAAATTTGTTGTGCGTACTGTTGCACAACGTCACGGTTTGCATGCGACATTTATGCCTAAACCGATTTTCGGTATTAATGGTTCCGGTATGCATATGAACCAGTCTTTATTTAAGGATGACCAGAATGCTTTTTATGATCCGAGTGGGCCGAATGCATTAAGTGAGACAGCTTATTATTATATTGCCGGTTTGGTTAAGCATGCACGTGCATTGGCGGCTATTACCAATCCTACTGTAAATTCATATAAACGTTTGGTACCCGGCTATGAAGCACCTGTATATATAGCCTGGTCTTGCCGCAATCGCAGCCCTCTTATAAGAGTACCTGCTAAGCGTGGACTGTCAACCAGAGTAGAATTAAGAAATCCCGATCCCTCCTGCAATCCGTATTTAGCTATCTCTGTGGCTTTAAAAGCAGGTTTGGATGGCATTAAAAACAAGCTTCAGCATCCGGCTGCGTGTGATCGCAATATTTATCATATGAATGCTGCTGAGCGTTTGGAAAACAATATTCCCAGTTTGCCTGGCAGCCTGAGAGAGGCTTTGGATGAATTAGCCGCTGATCCGGTAATTAAGAGTGCTCTGGGAAATCATATCTTTGATCGTTTCATGGAGTCAAAACTTGTTGAATGGGATAACTATCGTGTACAAGTGCATAATTGGGAAGTTGAAGAGTATTTGACAAAGTTCTAA
- a CDS encoding ANTAR domain-containing response regulator has product MGEQRIVLVAKDTAWRNNIKSILNRSGYYVVGEAGDGLTALKMIRSRQPELVIMEPLLPGMDGLEVARIVHEDKLAPVVLIASTSQADLVEKAKRANVFAFLVSPIEETTLVPTIELTITKYKELVKLESQVAELKETLETRKVVERAKGILMEKHGLNESEAFNRMRKQSMNKRVSMRVIADAIILANNL; this is encoded by the coding sequence ATGGGTGAACAAAGAATAGTTTTGGTTGCCAAAGATACCGCGTGGAGGAACAATATTAAATCTATACTGAACCGGTCGGGTTACTATGTTGTGGGTGAAGCCGGCGACGGTTTGACTGCTTTAAAAATGATTAGGAGCAGGCAGCCGGAATTGGTGATAATGGAACCCCTGCTGCCGGGAATGGATGGGTTGGAAGTAGCCCGAATTGTTCATGAGGATAAATTGGCTCCTGTTGTTTTGATTGCTTCCACTTCACAGGCTGATTTAGTGGAGAAAGCTAAAAGGGCAAATGTTTTTGCTTTTTTGGTAAGTCCGATAGAGGAAACCACCTTGGTGCCGACCATAGAATTAACTATTACAAAGTATAAAGAGTTAGTCAAATTGGAATCGCAGGTGGCTGAACTTAAGGAAACATTGGAAACAAGAAAAGTTGTGGAGCGGGCTAAGGGTATCTTAATGGAGAAGCATGGCTTGAACGAATCTGAGGCCTTTAACCGGATGCGCAAACAAAGTATGAACAAAAGGGTTTCCATGCGGGTTATTGCAGATGCAATAATTTTAGCAAATAACTTGTAG
- a CDS encoding FMN-binding glutamate synthase family protein, whose translation MSGFSKGVNASTATLTKLRTGKDFSPSGMCVTCLDGCPGLCEIGKSAVRGKEVLYPAPFGKTTSASQKEYPVDYSHFNIMGTAVGAHGIEADSEKAIFPAVDISTEFGSTNKIKMDVPIVVAAMGSTNVAADNWDHLAAGVAICGGGIAIGENVCGMDPNVEIKNGRVVNSPNLARRVKDFQKWYNGKGFIAVQANVEDTTLGVQEYALEKLGVDAVELKWGQGAKDIGGEVKLNTLERALQLKSRGYIVLPNPEDPKVQEAYKAGAFSEFERHSRVGMVEYESFMQRVEVLRNAGAKYVFLKTGAYRPADLARAVKYASDAKLDLLTVDGAGGGTGMSPWRMMNEWGLPTVYIQALMTQYLDRLAAKGAYVPDVAIAGGLALEDHMFKGFAISAPYVKAIGMARSALTAAMVGKTVGQAIKKGLTIAEYKKYGESMEQIFVAASELKDKLGSDFDDLPVGAIGVYSYYERLSQGLRQFMCGARKFNLGLIGRDDIVSLTKEAAEITGISYIMDADAEEVEQILG comes from the coding sequence ATGAGTGGATTTAGTAAAGGTGTTAACGCGAGTACCGCAACATTAACCAAACTGCGGACAGGTAAGGATTTTAGTCCTAGCGGGATGTGTGTAACTTGTTTGGATGGGTGTCCGGGCCTTTGTGAAATCGGTAAATCGGCAGTAAGGGGGAAAGAGGTTCTCTATCCTGCCCCGTTTGGCAAAACTACGTCTGCCTCACAAAAAGAATATCCTGTAGATTATTCTCACTTTAATATTATGGGTACAGCTGTTGGTGCTCATGGCATCGAAGCCGATTCCGAAAAGGCGATTTTCCCGGCCGTCGATATTTCTACGGAATTTGGCAGCACAAACAAGATTAAGATGGATGTTCCCATTGTTGTGGCAGCTATGGGTTCCACTAATGTAGCCGCCGATAACTGGGATCACCTGGCAGCCGGTGTGGCTATTTGTGGTGGCGGTATTGCTATTGGTGAGAACGTTTGTGGCATGGATCCGAATGTGGAAATCAAAAATGGCCGTGTAGTTAATTCTCCGAACCTGGCTCGCCGGGTTAAAGATTTTCAGAAGTGGTATAACGGTAAAGGTTTTATTGCCGTTCAGGCTAATGTGGAAGATACCACTTTGGGTGTTCAGGAATATGCTTTGGAAAAGTTGGGTGTTGATGCGGTTGAACTTAAGTGGGGTCAGGGTGCTAAGGATATTGGCGGCGAAGTAAAGCTGAATACCTTGGAACGTGCACTTCAGTTAAAGAGTCGCGGTTACATCGTGCTGCCAAACCCGGAAGACCCGAAGGTTCAGGAAGCTTATAAAGCCGGTGCTTTCAGTGAGTTTGAGCGTCATTCCCGTGTTGGTATGGTCGAATACGAGTCCTTTATGCAGCGCGTGGAAGTACTGCGTAATGCCGGTGCTAAATATGTTTTCCTGAAAACCGGTGCATATCGTCCGGCCGACTTAGCCCGTGCAGTTAAATATGCTTCTGATGCTAAACTGGATCTTTTGACTGTTGACGGCGCAGGTGGCGGAACAGGTATGAGTCCTTGGAGAATGATGAATGAGTGGGGTTTGCCGACCGTATATATACAGGCTTTAATGACCCAGTATTTGGACCGTTTGGCTGCTAAAGGTGCCTATGTGCCTGATGTAGCTATTGCCGGTGGTTTAGCTTTGGAAGATCATATGTTTAAGGGTTTTGCTATAAGCGCACCTTATGTGAAGGCTATCGGAATGGCACGTTCGGCGTTAACTGCCGCTATGGTAGGCAAGACTGTGGGGCAGGCTATAAAGAAAGGTTTGACTATAGCCGAGTATAAGAAGTATGGTGAAAGTATGGAACAGATTTTTGTTGCTGCAAGTGAGCTAAAGGATAAGTTGGGTTCTGATTTTGATGACCTGCCGGTCGGTGCTATCGGTGTATACAGTTACTACGAGCGTTTGTCTCAAGGCTTACGTCAGTTCATGTGTGGAGCGCGTAAATTTAACTTGGGTCTGATTGGCCGCGACGATATTGTATCGCTTACTAAGGAAGCTGCTGAAATCACAGGTATAAGCTATATCATGGACGCTGATGCTGAAGAGGTGGAACAAATTCTCGGCTAA